A portion of the Stegostoma tigrinum isolate sSteTig4 chromosome 18, sSteTig4.hap1, whole genome shotgun sequence genome contains these proteins:
- the LOC125461009 gene encoding uncharacterized protein LOC125461009, translating into MPRKKKSTQSKKPPLQFLETPQKGEKCIQVVPHQSAVNPCHASCVPVDQRSSFTWVLPQFEILDTTRELRKCNKSDRTTKHNHKKKQSTALKAGAERKVHNNFVPLTFLGCGALPVQKENHKVHSGICQEVGTPGQTRLPTDKTSLKGITSPGFNDDSLFGRVQNIDALGQKLRCHHRGSVAKDLFGKINSVKSSVGDMPLSSLKCSSFSSPLYCLDHQSRAEFVGKELSLADHFAQSADEDFILPQVSTPTIDSLLPVGSLRGNVNRLRDRTPDIPNRISFQSRPEDCLQTNYGLSDFSEVCLPPELWVQDTPEHEYGFKATWRRRPHIVQYLKDRGKLTSSDLLVGK; encoded by the exons ATGCCCCGCAAGAAGAAGTCGACCCAATCCAAGAAGCCCCCTTTGCAGTTTTTAGAGACCCCACAAAAAGGAGAGAAGTGTATACAAGTCGTGCCTCATCAATCTGCGGTAAACCCGTGTCATGCATCTTGCGTACCAGTGGACCAGAGATCGTCCTTTACTTGG GTGTTACCACAATTTGAGATTTTGGACACAACACGAGAACTACGCAAATGTAACAAATCCGATCGCACGACAAAACATAACCACAAGAAGAAGCAGAGTACTGCTCTGAAAGCAGGAGCTGAGAGAAAAGTGCATAATAACTTTGTGCCTTTGACCTTTCTGGGCTGTGGTGCATTGCCTGTTCAGAAGGAGAACCACAAAGTTCATTCTGGCATCTGTCAGGAAGTTGGAACTCCTGGACAAACTCGACTACCAACAGATAAAACTTCACTTAAAGGCATCACCTCGCCAGGATTTAACGATGACAGTCTCTTTGGAAGGGTTCAAAATATAGATGCCCTGGGTCAGAAGCTCAGATGTCACCATCGAGGATCTGTGGCAAAAGACTTGTTTGGCAAAATAAACAGTGTCAAAAGCTCAGTAGGGGACATGCCCCtcagttcactgaaatgctccagtTTCAGTTCTCCATTGTATTGTTTGGACCACCAAAGTCGTGCAGAGTTTGTTGGTAAGGAGCTCTCCCTTGCTGATCACTTTGCGCAATCAGCTGATGAGGATTTCATCCTGCCACAAGTTAGCACTCCCACAATTGATAGCTTACTTCCAGTGGGTAGTTTGAGAGGAAATGTTAATAGATTAAGGGACAGGACACCAGACATACCCAATAGGATCTCTTTCCAAAGCAGACCAGAGGACTGCTTACAAACAAATTATGGATTAAGTGATTTTTCTGAAGTATGCCTACCTCCAGAGCTTTGGGTACAGGACACTCCAGAACATGAATATGGATTCAAAGCGACCTGGCGAAGACGGCCACACATTGTGCAGTATTTGAAAGATCGTGGAAAACTAACCAGTAGCGATTTGCTTGTTGGCAAATAA